A window of the Elusimicrobiota bacterium genome harbors these coding sequences:
- a CDS encoding flavin reductase family protein: protein MDKALSKLSYGLYIVSSREGEKFNGQIVNSVFQVTAEPPKVAVSLHKNNLTHSYVEKSRVFSVSVLDQNAPMTCIGLFGFKCGREIDKFAKISHKVSDGCPMVTENALSVFACKVVSSLDIGTHTLFIGEVYDAETLKDGTPLTYDYYRNAKKGKTQKNATTYTAPPKGT, encoded by the coding sequence ATCGACAAGGCCCTGTCCAAACTTTCTTACGGACTCTACATCGTTTCCTCACGCGAGGGTGAAAAGTTTAACGGGCAAATAGTGAATTCCGTTTTTCAGGTGACGGCCGAACCGCCTAAGGTTGCGGTAAGCCTCCACAAGAACAACCTCACACATTCCTATGTGGAAAAAAGCCGCGTATTTTCGGTTTCGGTGCTGGACCAGAACGCACCCATGACGTGCATAGGCCTTTTCGGATTCAAGTGCGGACGGGAGATAGATAAGTTCGCCAAAATTTCGCACAAGGTCAGTGACGGTTGTCCGATGGTGACCGAAAACGCCCTCAGCGTATTCGCGTGCAAAGTCGTATCCAGCCTTGACATAGGGACACATACCCTGTTTATAGGCGAGGTTTATGACGCGGAAACATTGAAAGACGGCACACCGCTTACTTACGATTACTATCGGAACGCAAAAAAAGGCAAGACCCAGAAGAATGCGACCACTTATACGGCGCCGCCGAAAGGAACATGA
- a CDS encoding ATP-binding protein, protein METSKEISGTLLSAMDQIYETVFLTDSEGTILYANPAFEKLTGFTPSDFLGKKPNILKSGAHSRDFYKEMWDTLKAGEPWVGRLVNKRKDGSQYTEELRVCPVKTASGEIKYFFAILRDITKELTLEAQLLQSQKMESLGLLSGQLSHDFNNLLTIVIGSTEVILEDTKDTKENATSRVLLKGILENSKKYSLLLKQLLIFARKHDSDIKAMDLNSMLSDILPLIKTTLSARIKLEYDLGKDLKNAKADSEQLKQVIINILMNARDAMPEGGMLAIKTENISLKDGALHLLKGGEYILLTISDTGCGIPPETLDHIFEPFFTTKPKGKGTGLGLSTAYGIIANHNGKILVKSEPGKGTAFYIYLPAA, encoded by the coding sequence ATGGAAACCTCAAAAGAAATTTCCGGAACGCTTTTAAGCGCCATGGATCAGATTTACGAGACCGTTTTTTTGACGGACTCGGAGGGGACCATTCTTTACGCCAATCCGGCCTTTGAGAAACTGACAGGCTTTACGCCTTCGGATTTTCTGGGTAAAAAGCCCAACATCCTTAAAAGCGGGGCTCACAGCCGGGATTTCTACAAAGAAATGTGGGACACGCTTAAAGCCGGGGAACCATGGGTCGGCAGGCTGGTAAACAAGCGCAAGGACGGTTCACAATATACCGAAGAACTGCGAGTCTGCCCTGTTAAAACAGCCTCCGGTGAAATAAAATACTTCTTCGCGATCCTGCGGGACATCACTAAAGAGCTGACTCTGGAAGCCCAGCTTCTGCAAAGCCAGAAAATGGAATCCCTCGGCCTGCTCTCAGGCCAGCTTTCACACGACTTTAACAACTTGCTTACCATTGTAATAGGTTCGACCGAGGTGATCTTAGAGGACACAAAGGACACAAAGGAAAACGCCACCTCCCGCGTACTGCTTAAAGGGATACTGGAAAACTCAAAAAAATACTCACTTCTTCTAAAGCAGCTGCTTATTTTCGCGCGCAAGCACGACTCCGACATTAAAGCGATGGATTTAAACTCCATGCTCTCGGATATACTTCCCCTCATTAAAACAACGCTTTCTGCCCGCATAAAACTTGAGTATGATCTGGGCAAAGACTTGAAAAACGCCAAAGCTGACTCGGAACAACTGAAGCAGGTTATAATAAACATCCTCATGAATGCCAGGGACGCCATGCCCGAAGGCGGGATGCTGGCCATTAAGACGGAAAACATCTCATTGAAGGACGGCGCCCTGCACCTTTTGAAGGGCGGTGAATATATATTGCTTACAATTTCCGACACCGGCTGCGGCATCCCTCCCGAAACCCTGGACCATATTTTTGAGCCCTTTTTCACCACCAAGCCCAAGGGCAAAGGCACAGGACTTGGACTTTCCACCGCATACGGCATAATAGCCAACCACAACGGAAAAATACTCGTAAAAAGTGAGCCCGGCAAGGGCACGGCGTTTTACATTTACCTGCCGGCAGCCTGA
- a CDS encoding ABC transporter permease translates to MRISESLRTGTLEIFHHKMRSFLSFFAISIGVISILYSLTLIYSMSTRTKKALELAGPGRMTVRMKRNYGNESSSDAKEAKEQITLEDALAVRHQFPELYMVAPSLKKWVEIRHETLEDDNVVEGVDTQWSRRGWVYTLKGRFINQYDIDHFSRVCVLIKEGGWFKKPMWYKFYSWTDKFQDYIKHNYMLGKTLKLGNTLYTVVGILEEPPQEKNPLRSIMVSDQRSNVLVPITTAQRFLSGWAWSSGGVDEINIDTGDEKTIDAYKRKAEKFVQQRHGGRMRGMEVKDFREMIKEKLADKQRDMYTVLIIGAIAILAGGIGIMNVTLATIFSRIKEIGIRRAIGATRSDIMAQFMIEAMLLGLFGGVAGILVGMAGVQYLASKGDTDMMMFQWWMPFISVLAAVLTGFFAALYPAYQASKLDPVEALRYE, encoded by the coding sequence ATGAGAATTTCTGAATCTTTAAGAACCGGAACGCTTGAGATATTTCATCACAAGATGAGGTCTTTTTTGAGTTTTTTCGCCATTTCCATAGGCGTTATTTCCATACTTTACAGCCTTACCCTGATTTATTCCATGAGCACCAGAACTAAAAAGGCCCTTGAACTGGCGGGGCCGGGCCGCATGACGGTGCGCATGAAGAGAAACTACGGGAATGAAAGCTCCAGCGACGCCAAGGAAGCGAAAGAGCAGATAACGCTGGAAGACGCCCTTGCCGTCAGGCATCAGTTCCCTGAGCTGTATATGGTCGCCCCCTCGCTGAAAAAGTGGGTGGAGATCCGCCATGAAACCCTTGAAGACGATAATGTGGTTGAGGGGGTGGATACGCAATGGAGCCGGCGGGGGTGGGTTTATACTCTGAAAGGACGCTTCATAAACCAGTACGACATAGATCATTTTTCGCGCGTCTGCGTGCTTATCAAGGAAGGCGGCTGGTTTAAAAAGCCGATGTGGTATAAATTCTATTCCTGGACCGACAAGTTCCAGGACTATATAAAGCATAACTATATGCTCGGAAAAACGCTGAAGCTGGGCAACACTCTTTACACCGTGGTCGGCATACTTGAGGAACCGCCGCAGGAAAAAAATCCTCTGCGTTCCATCATGGTTTCCGACCAGCGGTCCAATGTGCTTGTGCCTATAACCACGGCCCAGAGATTCTTAAGCGGCTGGGCCTGGAGTTCCGGCGGCGTGGACGAGATAAATATAGATACCGGCGACGAAAAGACCATAGACGCGTATAAAAGGAAAGCGGAAAAATTCGTTCAGCAGCGGCACGGCGGCCGGATGCGCGGCATGGAGGTCAAAGATTTCAGGGAAATGATAAAGGAAAAGCTGGCCGATAAACAGCGCGACATGTACACCGTTCTGATCATAGGCGCCATAGCGATACTTGCCGGCGGGATCGGCATTATGAATGTTACGCTCGCCACCATTTTCTCAAGAATAAAAGAGATAGGCATCAGGCGCGCCATAGGGGCCACCAGGTCGGACATTATGGCCCAGTTCATGATAGAGGCCATGCTTTTGGGTCTTTTCGGAGGGGTGGCGGGTATTTTGGTAGGGATGGCGGGTGTGCAGTATCTCGCCTCAAAGGGCGACACCGACATGATGATGTTCCAGTGGTGGATGCCTTTTATATCGGTGCTGGCCGCGGTGCTTACGGGTTTTTTTGCGGCGCTGTACCCCGCCTACCAGGCCTCAAAACTTGACCCCGTGGAAGCGCTCAGGTATGAATAA
- a CDS encoding desulfoferrodoxin gives MAEPKEIYKCDTCGNIVEVLHGGPGVMICCGSDMRLLFENTTDAAKEKHVPVIEKTKAGIKVKIGSVPHPMEEKHFIEWIELVADGKSFREFLKPGQPAEAVFCVCFEPKELYAREYCNLHGLWKSL, from the coding sequence ATGGCTGAACCTAAAGAAATATACAAGTGCGATACCTGCGGCAATATTGTAGAAGTCCTGCATGGCGGACCGGGCGTAATGATCTGCTGCGGTTCGGACATGCGGCTGTTATTTGAAAACACCACCGACGCGGCCAAAGAAAAACATGTACCAGTGATAGAAAAAACCAAGGCGGGCATAAAGGTAAAGATCGGCTCCGTGCCGCACCCGATGGAAGAGAAGCATTTTATTGAATGGATAGAGCTTGTGGCGGACGGCAAGTCTTTCCGCGAATTCCTGAAGCCGGGCCAGCCGGCGGAAGCCGTTTTCTGCGTCTGTTTTGAGCCGAAGGAATTATACGCCAGAGAATACTGCAATCTGCACGGGCTCTGGAAAAGCTTATAA
- a CDS encoding efflux RND transporter periplasmic adaptor subunit: MKRIRKIALKTVIYAAAAAVLSGGGWWGYKLYKKTSAVEADIEKVSVSKGDIEVKFQDVGDVNPRQLVEVFAKVGGILDEIRVTEGEGIVKGQKIAMVQPGQSEADKYLPVEVISPLSGTVMPCEGRGWNEEAAMAKAGQRISGVYDSGNPTCLMQIGDMSQMIVKLNVSEMEVLKLKKNMAVKVTVDALPFLDLAGRISLISPKAEKDNRSGVKSFRVEVGINQQAAALRPGMTARIETVIDSKKNILKMPISGLFEESGKRFAYLYVPGGKAKKADVATGLRNEIDVEILNGLKEGDQVYTDKPLNIEADKPAVNAGMGAPGKTAGK, from the coding sequence ATGAAAAGAATCAGAAAAATAGCTTTAAAGACTGTAATCTATGCGGCCGCGGCCGCTGTCCTCTCCGGAGGCGGCTGGTGGGGATATAAGCTTTACAAAAAAACCTCCGCGGTGGAGGCCGATATAGAAAAAGTTTCGGTTTCAAAAGGGGATATAGAAGTAAAATTCCAGGATGTGGGCGATGTCAATCCCAGACAGCTGGTGGAGGTTTTTGCCAAAGTGGGCGGCATTCTTGACGAGATACGGGTAACGGAGGGGGAAGGCATAGTAAAGGGGCAGAAGATAGCCATGGTGCAGCCGGGCCAGAGCGAAGCTGATAAATATCTGCCGGTTGAAGTGATCTCTCCGCTTTCCGGCACGGTTATGCCCTGTGAAGGCCGCGGCTGGAATGAAGAAGCGGCCATGGCTAAAGCCGGCCAGCGTATTTCCGGCGTTTATGATTCCGGCAATCCCACCTGCCTGATGCAGATAGGCGACATGAGCCAGATGATAGTGAAGCTCAATGTCAGCGAAATGGAAGTGCTCAAACTCAAAAAAAACATGGCGGTAAAAGTCACGGTGGATGCCCTTCCGTTTTTGGACCTGGCCGGCCGCATAAGCCTTATCTCGCCCAAGGCGGAAAAAGACAACCGCTCGGGAGTTAAAAGTTTCAGGGTGGAAGTGGGGATCAATCAGCAGGCGGCCGCGCTCCGCCCGGGTATGACCGCGCGCATCGAAACGGTGATAGACTCAAAGAAAAATATTCTGAAAATGCCTATTTCCGGGCTTTTTGAAGAAAGCGGCAAGCGGTTCGCTTACTTGTACGTCCCCGGTGGTAAAGCCAAAAAGGCGGATGTCGCTACAGGGCTTAGAAATGAGATAGACGTTGAGATATTAAACGGGCTGAAAGAGGGTGACCAGGTTTATACCGACAAGCCCCTCAATATTGAAGCGGATAAGCCGGCCGTAAACGCGGGCATGGGCGCACCCGGAAAAACCGCTGGTAAATAA
- a CDS encoding TolC family protein produces MRKLLPSIAALVVFSCPACADTWTLSAYKAEVFKVSYDIKKAAEAYDIQQKKFTADLAAFYLPAVTLSVSDYPYSVYNDPKLRFYNSDISAGLSASLNLYNNSKDKLSLDVSRLSGKISGRALWQERQRVTLNALGVYYDVLRKKRLLEVVRVSLKAYQEQYDKVQNYYKEGLKSYSDVLKSELNVRSGQLSEATSLADYKNSVMDFNLSLFREPEQEVELEDFVSCSTAALLPGHDGVKYALEHRPELDISRFELSQAEFSSRRAAISEFPDFSVDAYYNRQNIGSLRTLAAGTINPTYWLSLALTMPLGPKTFSNISAAFEARTGLERARRSLYNEELSIRREVVSARLALETALKRYEVSGMKAGISKQNLEILQGKYNEGRSSMIELTDAQSDDLGSQSELANALYDLLIAKAAYDKAQGRQLW; encoded by the coding sequence ATGCGAAAATTGCTCCCTTCTATCGCCGCTTTGGTCGTCTTTTCCTGCCCGGCTTGCGCCGATACCTGGACACTGTCCGCCTACAAGGCGGAGGTTTTCAAAGTCTCCTACGACATAAAAAAAGCGGCGGAAGCATACGACATACAGCAGAAAAAGTTTACGGCGGACCTGGCCGCTTTTTATCTGCCGGCCGTTACGCTGAGCGTTTCCGATTACCCTTATTCCGTTTACAACGACCCTAAACTGCGGTTTTACAATAGCGATATTTCGGCCGGCCTGTCGGCCAGTCTGAATCTTTACAATAATTCCAAGGACAAACTGTCGCTGGATGTAAGCCGGCTGTCCGGCAAAATATCCGGACGCGCGCTCTGGCAGGAGCGTCAGCGCGTGACCCTGAACGCCTTGGGGGTTTATTATGACGTACTGCGCAAAAAACGGCTTTTGGAAGTGGTACGGGTTAGTTTAAAAGCCTATCAGGAGCAGTACGACAAAGTGCAGAACTATTACAAAGAGGGGTTGAAAAGCTATTCCGATGTGCTTAAAAGCGAACTTAATGTGCGCTCAGGCCAGCTTTCGGAAGCGACCTCGCTTGCGGACTATAAAAATTCCGTGATGGATTTCAATTTGTCCCTGTTTCGCGAGCCGGAGCAGGAGGTGGAGTTGGAAGATTTCGTTTCCTGTTCCACGGCGGCGCTGCTTCCCGGCCATGACGGCGTCAAATACGCCCTTGAGCACAGGCCGGAACTGGATATAAGCCGCTTTGAACTCAGCCAGGCGGAATTCTCATCCCGCAGAGCCGCGATATCGGAATTTCCTGATTTTTCGGTGGACGCCTACTATAACCGTCAGAACATAGGTTCTTTGCGGACTCTGGCGGCCGGAACAATCAATCCCACCTATTGGCTGAGCCTTGCCCTTACCATGCCGCTCGGTCCCAAAACCTTTTCCAATATTTCTGCGGCTTTTGAAGCCAGGACCGGGCTTGAAAGGGCCAGACGTTCGCTTTACAATGAGGAACTTTCCATCAGGCGGGAAGTGGTTTCGGCGCGCCTGGCTCTGGAAACGGCTCTCAAGCGCTATGAAGTTTCCGGCATGAAAGCCGGGATATCAAAACAGAACCTGGAAATATTGCAGGGAAAATACAACGAGGGACGCTCCAGCATGATCGAACTTACCGACGCTCAAAGCGACGACCTTGGCTCGCAGAGCGAACTTGCCAACGCCCTTTACGACCTGCTTATCGCCAAAGCCGCATATGACAAGGCGCAGGGCAGGCAGCTGTGGTAG
- a CDS encoding rubrerythrin family protein: MRLKNSKTEKNLLKAFAGESQARNRYTYFASAAKKEGYFQISKAFEETAEQEKEHAKRFFNFLEGGEVVIEAAFPAGIVCDTKANLKASADGENHEWGSLYPEFAKIARDEGFEPVAKTFEAISIAEKQHERRYRGLLKNIEEGKVFKKDKKVKWRCLNCGYVHEGAEAPENCPACAHPRAYFELLAENW; the protein is encoded by the coding sequence ATGAGACTTAAAAATTCAAAAACCGAAAAAAATCTGCTTAAGGCTTTTGCCGGGGAGTCACAGGCGCGGAACCGTTATACCTATTTTGCCAGCGCCGCTAAAAAAGAGGGCTATTTCCAGATCTCTAAAGCCTTCGAAGAAACCGCTGAACAGGAAAAAGAGCACGCTAAGCGCTTTTTTAATTTTCTTGAAGGCGGAGAAGTGGTAATAGAGGCCGCTTTTCCTGCCGGTATTGTATGCGATACCAAGGCCAACCTGAAAGCCTCGGCTGACGGTGAAAACCACGAATGGGGCAGTCTGTACCCGGAATTCGCAAAAATAGCCCGCGACGAGGGCTTTGAGCCCGTGGCGAAAACATTTGAAGCCATTTCAATAGCCGAAAAACAGCATGAAAGGCGCTACCGCGGACTGCTTAAAAACATTGAAGAAGGAAAAGTATTCAAGAAAGACAAAAAGGTTAAATGGCGCTGCCTGAACTGCGGTTATGTGCACGAAGGAGCAGAAGCCCCTGAAAACTGCCCCGCCTGCGCTCACCCCAGGGCCTACTTCGAATTGCTCGCGGAGAATTGGTAA
- a CDS encoding rhodanese-like domain-containing protein, protein MKALILTFAIIVTAALSCCAFDWAAFFGAGSSEKVSLVKLTEPAAGEKPGNCDFPVNIAPEEAKNFIELRNPTVIDIRTPDEYAAGHLEKVNMNLDYYAPDFKDQLAKLDKNVKYLIYCRSGGRSGKTLVMMKDMGFTEAHDIAGGINAWIAAGYPIVK, encoded by the coding sequence ATGAAAGCATTGATCCTGACTTTCGCAATTATTGTGACGGCTGCGCTCTCCTGCTGCGCCTTTGACTGGGCGGCATTTTTCGGCGCGGGGAGCTCCGAAAAAGTTTCTTTGGTCAAATTGACGGAACCGGCCGCCGGAGAAAAACCGGGCAACTGCGACTTCCCGGTCAATATAGCGCCGGAAGAAGCGAAAAATTTCATAGAACTCAGGAATCCAACGGTCATAGACATACGGACTCCCGATGAATACGCCGCGGGCCACCTTGAAAAGGTTAACATGAACCTTGATTATTACGCCCCTGATTTCAAGGACCAGCTGGCGAAGCTGGATAAAAACGTGAAGTACCTTATCTACTGCCGCAGCGGGGGCAGGAGCGGAAAAACGCTCGTCATGATGAAAGACATGGGTTTTACCGAAGCCCATGATATCGCCGGCGGAATAAACGCATGGATAGCGGCCGGATATCCAATAGTTAAATAA
- a CDS encoding ABC transporter ATP-binding protein — MIKCEALQKIYPLEKTRGYPALKGIDLEIKEGEFAAVIGPSGCGKSTLLNIIGFLDNPTSGHYHFGGRNVTGFTDADRSGLRLREIGFIFQSFNLLPRFSALENVRLPMLYRGMEKERAFDRAHELLRKVGLEDKEKNTPLELSGGERQRVGMARALANEPRLLLADEPTGNLDSTTGVEIIKLLLDLNKMGLTVIMVTHDMNLAKMASKIIKMKDGKIE, encoded by the coding sequence ATGATAAAATGTGAAGCTTTGCAAAAGATTTACCCGCTGGAAAAAACTCGCGGGTATCCGGCGTTAAAGGGAATTGACCTGGAGATAAAAGAGGGGGAATTCGCCGCTGTTATCGGCCCGTCCGGCTGCGGCAAGTCCACCCTGCTGAACATCATCGGTTTTCTGGATAATCCTACCAGCGGACACTATCATTTCGGCGGAAGGAACGTGACAGGTTTCACCGACGCCGACCGTTCCGGGCTCCGTCTCAGAGAAATAGGTTTCATTTTCCAGTCTTTCAATCTCCTGCCCAGATTCTCCGCGCTAGAAAATGTCCGCCTGCCAATGCTCTATCGCGGAATGGAAAAAGAGCGGGCTTTTGACAGGGCCCATGAATTGCTGCGGAAAGTGGGACTTGAAGACAAAGAAAAAAACACCCCTCTTGAGCTTTCCGGCGGTGAGCGCCAGCGCGTGGGTATGGCGCGCGCTTTGGCAAATGAACCGCGCCTTTTACTGGCCGACGAGCCCACCGGCAACCTGGATTCCACGACCGGCGTGGAGATAATAAAGCTTTTGCTGGACCTTAATAAGATGGGGCTTACGGTCATTATGGTCACGCATGACATGAATTTAGCTAAAATGGCGTCAAAGATAATAAAAATGAAAGACGGAAAAATAGAGTAA
- a CDS encoding rubredoxin: MKKYVCKLCGYIYDPAVGDPDNNIPAGTAFEKLPATWVCPVCGAGKEEFEQES; the protein is encoded by the coding sequence ATGAAAAAATACGTATGCAAACTTTGCGGTTATATCTACGACCCGGCTGTCGGCGACCCGGACAATAATATCCCCGCCGGCACAGCTTTTGAAAAACTGCCGGCAACATGGGTGTGCCCCGTTTGCGGGGCCGGAAAAGAAGAATTTGAACAGGAAAGTTAG
- the tpx gene encoding thiol peroxidase, which translates to MDENLNINEPEQVKEIIKRTVTMQGRLMTLLGDEIKPGMPAPDFKVIDNEMLPMKFSRTYKGKITIISVVPSLDTPICDLQTRRFNTEAEALDPDINIITISMDLPFAQKRWCGAAGVKRLKTYSDYQKADFGKSYGVLIKELRLLARSVFIVDKDGLVKYAQIVPEVAKEPNYEEVMTALKALV; encoded by the coding sequence ATGGACGAAAACTTAAACATCAACGAGCCTGAACAGGTCAAAGAGATCATAAAACGCACCGTAACCATGCAGGGCAGGCTGATGACCCTGCTCGGAGATGAAATAAAACCCGGCATGCCGGCCCCTGACTTCAAGGTGATCGACAACGAAATGCTCCCCATGAAGTTCTCCCGCACTTATAAAGGCAAGATAACCATAATTTCCGTGGTGCCTTCTCTTGACACGCCTATCTGCGACCTGCAGACCCGACGCTTCAATACTGAAGCTGAGGCGCTGGATCCGGATATAAACATCATCACCATCAGCATGGACCTTCCTTTCGCCCAGAAACGCTGGTGCGGGGCGGCCGGGGTTAAGCGGCTTAAAACCTATTCGGATTATCAGAAAGCGGACTTCGGCAAGTCGTACGGCGTGCTTATAAAAGAACTGCGCTTGCTTGCACGCTCCGTTTTCATAGTGGACAAGGACGGGCTTGTAAAGTACGCGCAGATCGTGCCGGAAGTGGCCAAAGAGCCGAACTACGAAGAAGTTATGACCGCGCTTAAGGCGCTGGTGTAA
- a CDS encoding TIGR02757 family protein, protein MLPDKSYFEAAYRKYNRAEFIHPDPLEFVWQYKSPGDMETAGLIAACLAYGNVKQILKSVEKVLSPMGKSPALWLKSTPDAAIKKTFSGFKHRFTTGAEMTIFLLNIKNAVKQHGSIEKCFLKNYRPQDEDLSASLYAFVNEFNSGARAPTLTPCPEKKSSFKRINLYLRWMARKDAVDPGVWTKIPPSKLIIPLDTHMFQVSKKLGLTARNAASMQTALEITAAFRRVSPKDPVKYDFALTRTGILRLSEI, encoded by the coding sequence ATGCTCCCTGATAAAAGTTATTTTGAAGCCGCCTACAGAAAATATAACCGGGCCGAATTTATCCACCCTGACCCGCTGGAATTCGTTTGGCAATATAAATCGCCCGGCGACATGGAAACAGCGGGCCTGATCGCCGCCTGCCTCGCCTACGGCAATGTAAAACAGATACTTAAAAGCGTTGAAAAAGTCCTGTCACCGATGGGCAAATCACCGGCGCTCTGGCTTAAAAGCACTCCTGACGCGGCAATTAAAAAAACTTTTTCCGGGTTCAAGCACCGCTTTACCACCGGCGCTGAAATGACCATTTTCCTTTTAAACATAAAGAACGCCGTTAAACAACATGGTTCCATTGAAAAATGCTTCCTGAAAAATTACCGGCCGCAAGACGAAGATCTAAGCGCGTCGCTTTACGCTTTTGTGAACGAATTTAATTCGGGAGCCCGCGCCCCCACGCTTACTCCCTGTCCGGAGAAAAAAAGCTCCTTCAAACGCATAAACCTTTACCTGCGCTGGATGGCCCGCAAAGACGCCGTTGACCCCGGCGTGTGGACAAAGATCCCCCCTTCAAAACTTATAATACCGCTGGACACTCATATGTTCCAGGTCTCGAAAAAGCTGGGCCTTACCGCGCGGAACGCCGCCTCCATGCAAACCGCCCTTGAAATAACCGCCGCTTTCAGACGCGTCTCTCCCAAAGACCCCGTAAAATACGACTTCGCCCTGACCAGAACCGGGATACTTAGGCTCAGTGAAATTTGA
- a CDS encoding response regulator, whose protein sequence is MSMTQKILIADDDLDMLEMLKSLLSKAGYSVITAENGLEAVEKAKKELPALVMLDIHMPKMSGLKACKEIKSSQFTKSVPVIMLTVEGSMSEIQQAIDYGAKTYLTKPSSREEILKVVKSILS, encoded by the coding sequence ATGTCCATGACCCAGAAGATACTTATAGCTGATGATGATTTGGATATGCTTGAAATGCTCAAGTCGTTGCTTTCAAAAGCCGGTTATAGCGTGATTACGGCCGAAAACGGCCTTGAAGCTGTTGAAAAGGCCAAAAAAGAGCTGCCGGCGCTGGTGATGCTTGACATACACATGCCGAAGATGAGCGGCCTGAAGGCCTGCAAAGAGATAAAATCCAGCCAGTTCACCAAATCGGTGCCGGTGATAATGCTGACCGTTGAGGGCAGCATGTCCGAAATACAGCAGGCCATAGACTATGGCGCCAAAACTTACCTTACAAAACCCTCCAGCCGCGAAGAAATACTGAAAGTGGTAAAAAGCATACTTTCGTGA